Below is a window of Zygotorulaspora mrakii chromosome 3, complete sequence DNA.
GATTGAATAGTTCTGATACATCGTCTGTATCACTCTTTGTAATTATTCTTAGTACCTGCGGCAGTGACCCATCTTGATAAAATCGGGATTCAGTTCTCCTCTCGATGTATAatgcttcaattttttgctcATGTGTGTGGAAAAGCGCGGAAATCATACCTTTGGCAAAGTTTAAAGCTGTTTCAGGAGTTTTTGTTGATGTGGAAGGTTCTAATAGATCAACAAGCCATGGATTGGGAATGTCTTTCGGTACACCGGGCAATTGAATCTGAACGTCCCAGGTTTTTAAAGCGTTTTCGTCGACTTTTTTAACTTTGACCCTGCTAGACAATTTGTGTGTGTTAAAGGAAGTCAACACTTGATCAACAATTGAGCTATCAAATTCAAGCAAATAAGTCGGGTACTTGTTGATCTTTGCGTCCTTACTACCGACTAGGGGTGTAGGGTAAATTATTGTGTCAGAAACTAGTTTACCTTTGCTATTTAAAAGACCTGTGTAGGTGCCAAATCTTGTAACATAAGGTCCATTATCGCTCCATTCAACATAAGTTCCCCAATTTCCTTTGGTATTGTCAAATTCTGGCACAATTCTCGGCTGCTTTTGTTCATCCGGATTTATAGTtgtcaaattctttttgatatgaTGCGGCAGAAGTTTCGACATCACCAAACCAttcagaaattttggtgCATCAGGACCTAAAACCTTGATGTAACATTTAGCTTCGGCTTGTGCATATTGAAATAGCcctttatttttattgtcGTTATTACGCAAAGCAGTGTTTGACAGTGAGCGAAAATTGCACTTCAACGATTGCCTCGATAAGCAAGCATTAAAGTTTTGAACAATCAGTGGTCTCATACAATTTTCATGTGAAAGTCTCGATAGCAGGGCTTTCGTAAATAAAGTTCAATCAGATTAAAAATATCTGCTTGTACATTACCAAATGATGAATGCGGAGTTAGCtaacttgaaaaaagcaTCATCAGAGCAAGGATATCAAAAAACCCGGATAAAACTTAAACAATAAAGGATTGTTCTCTTGAATATAaaagatatatattttCTACCTATTTCACTAAACAATCTCTCAATCAAAGTCTAATTGTTACAAGAGAGTAAAGAGAAATTCGTTATCATCATAATAAGGTCTTAGTTTGAAGGGGAAAAATGGACTAATTTTGTAATTGAAtgctaaagaaaaaaaagtaaaatcAATGTTAATAATAGATCTTTTTCCTTAGAATATCTCTTGTTAAAGAATatgcatattttttaaaaacaagaaacttCTTAGTTAGAAGAAGCAGCCATTTTTTCAGCCTTAGAGACGACATCTTCGATACCACCAACCATATAGAAGGCATTTTCTGGTAGATGATCGTATTTACCATCTAAGacagctttgaaagaagagataGTATCCTTTAATCTAACCAATTTACCTGGAATACCAGTGAAAACTTCAGCAACAGCAAATGGTTGAGATAagaatctttgaatctttcTTGCTCTTTCGACAGTCAGTTTATCCTGTTCAGAAAGTTCATCCATACCCAAGATAGCAATAATATCCTGTAAAGATTTGTAAGCTTGCAAAGTTTCTTGAACTTGAGTAGCAACAGAATAATGTTCTTGGCCAACAACTGAAGCATCTAATAATCTTGATTTAGAATCTAATGGATCGACAGCTGGGTAAATACCCAATTCGGAGATACCTCTTGACAAGACAGTAGTGGCATCCAAATGGGCAAAAGTAGTAGCAGGAGCAGGATCTGTTAAATCATCAGCAGGCACATAAACGGCTTGAACTGAAGTGACGGAACCCTTCTTGGTAGTTGTGATTCTTTCTTGCAGCAAACCCATATCGGTGGCTAAAGTTGGTTGATAACCGACGGCGGAAGGAATACGACCCAATAAGGCAGAAACCTCCGAACCAGCTTGTGtaaatctgaaaatattgTCAATGAAAAGTAAAACATCTTGaccttcttcatctctGAAGTATTCAGCAATGGTCAAACCAGTCAAGGCAACTCTTGCTCTAGCTCCTGGTGGTTCGTTCATCTGACCAAAGACCAATGCGACCTTTGATTCTCCTTCCAGGTTGATAACACcagtttctttcatttcacGGTACAAATCGTTACCTTCTCTGGTTCTTTCACCAACACCAGTGAACACAGAAAAACCACCGTGAGCCTTAGCAATGTTGTTGATCAGTTCTTGGATGAAAACGGTTTTACCGACACCGGCACCACCGAACAAACCAATTTTACCACCTCTGGCATATGGGGCCAAAAGGTCGACAACCTTGATACCAGTTTCCAAGACCTCGGCCGAAGTCGACTGCTCGACAAAGGTAGGTGGGTCTGCGTGGATTGGCTTCTTTTGCTTGGTCTTGATTGGGCCCCTTTCGTCAATTGGCTCACCAATAACGTTGATGATTCTTCCCAGCGTTTCTCTTCCGACAGGAACAGAAATTGGAGACCCAGTGTCAACGACAGCATCACCACGGACCAAACCTTCGGTACCGTCCATAGCAATCGTTCTGACAGTGTTTTCACCCAGATGTTGCGCAACTTCGAGAACCAACTTACCGTTTGGTCTTTCAATTTCCAGAGCATTCAAGATAGCAGGCAGATTTTCCTGTTCGAATTGAACGTCAACAATAGCACCAATCACCGCTCTGACCTTACCGGACAGCGCAGCGGCAGTGGCCATGGCCCTGACACCGCTCAAAGCCGTGACGCCCTTGGCTGCTTGCAAAGCAGTACGAGACACCAAAACCATTATACACCTTGTTCTATTCCTTCTATACCGATCTACAGCTCTTCCAGTTCCACTAGCACACAAACTATTCTCTCAGTTGTCGAATTGCGGTTGTACTTGCGATACCCACGTTCCACACCTTCTTGCAAGATATGTGactttccaaaaaatacCGATGACAATGTCCTTCTTCAAACACAACACACAGCTGACTGTAAAGGAGTAATTGAGTTATTACGGAATTACGGTCTAGTAATAAGCAAGAGAAGTGCCCGAAAGGAAAACCGTTTTAATCTAAAACCACTGTAAGTTAAAATACTACAAGTTATATAAAATCAAATACTATCCGTGTCAAACTGCATTTTTCCCACACCTTCCTCGAAAGGGGCCTACGACCAAtcgaatttgaaaaatcaactGTTTTCACACGGAATGCGCGCCAAAAATGTGCGCAACGACGAAACGGGCTCTACccgttttttttttattttttggttttgatTTGTGCCGACAGCACAGATTCGCCCGTAGCTTCGGAGAGACGGAATGAAGAGTTCTGATTGGCCGGGCGCGCAGCGGGCCGGGTAAACGGTACCGCCGGGTAACGGACTCCTCGGCGTCTTACCCGGCTGTGTCGCGGCACGCCGGGTAACGTGGAGGTGTCCCTCTGCACGGCGGCTGCTTGCGCCGgtaatttgttttcaatgCTCAATTTGCGAAAGCGCGAAACCGGATGGCCTGGGAAACGATTGGGAAGCGTAAGAGAAATAGTCAGGTAATTAGCGATGTGTCTTCTCTCCCGGGGTTTGGCCGGGCAGCACAGGCTGAAAGGGATACATAGTTGCAAAAGATACGAATGCTTGAATATTAACTACTCTATACTCTATCACGTGATCAGTTGTCGGACTGCAGATCTTTGTACATCTTGCTTGTAATCTCAGCAGAGACGTTTGCGGCCTCTACGACACCCTTCACGATGGCGCTCTTCAGCCCCAACTCCTCCATGGTGAAAAGGCCCGCGATTGTGGTGCCGCCCGGGGTGCAGATCTGGTGTTTCAGGACGCTAGGGTGATCGCCAGTCTTTTCCAACATCTTGGCGGTGCCTTCGAGGACCTTCATGGCGCACTCTCTGCTCTCGCGCAAGGGAATGCCCATTTTGATGCCGCTCTCCATCATTGCCTCCAGCATCAGCAGGACGAAGGCTGGGCCGGAACCAACCAACGCGGTTGCTGCATCCATGTTCTTCTCTGGAAGCTCGACCACGGTGCCGACGTGGCTTATCAGTTGGGAGACCAGCATCCGCTGGTGCTCTGTGACTGCATCGGAGTTGCATACGACAGCACAGCCGAAGCCGAATTTGGCTGGTGTGTTTGTCATGACACGGCTCACGTACTTGGTGTAGTGCGAGAACAGTTCGAAGGTCCAGCCGGTGGCTAGGGAGATGACCAATTTGTCCTTGATGGCGTCTTTTACCTGGTCCAGGACTGCTTTCACCAAGAAAGGCTTTGTGGCCAAAATAATAACATCGGCCTGCTCGACAGAGGCGACGTTCTTCTCATACGTCGAGGTGACCGTAATACCATGCGGGGAGACGCCAAAGGTCTTCAACAGATCGTCAACAGCGGCAGCGCTTCTAGCGTCATGGTTGCATGTGATGATCTTCGATGGATAGAGTGATTCCAACTCTTGTGTTTCAGCGGTAGGTGCGTTGTAGATCGCAGATAACAACGCTTGTCCCATGACACCACATCCTACGATCGCCAATGTGTAACCCATCTTGCTCTCTACTGTAGTTGTCTGCTTGCTTGTAGTCCTGATAGTGAACTTTGCTTTTTGAGATAAATCTCTTGTCTTTTCCCTTggttctctttt
It encodes the following:
- the IBA57 gene encoding Iba57p (similar to Saccharomyces cerevisiae CAF17 (YJR122W); ancestral locus Anc_7.508); amino-acid sequence: MRPLIVQNFNACLSRQSLKCNFRSLSNTALRNNDNKNKGLFQYAQAEAKCYIKVLGPDAPKFLNGLVMSKLLPHHIKKNLTTINPDEQKQPRIVPEFDNTKGNWGTYVEWSDNGPYVTRFGTYTGLLNSKGKLVSDTIIYPTPLVGSKDAKINKYPTYLLEFDSSIVDQVLTSFNTHKLSSRVKVKKVDENALKTWDVQIQLPGVPKDIPNPWLVDLLEPSTSTKTPETALNFAKGMISALFHTHEQKIEALYIERRTESRFYQDGSLPQVLRIITKSDTDDVSELFNPVGLPIEFEIERRSPQYFRAARFEAGYIDSARDFEPETLLPLELNFDFLPNALSADKGCYVGQELTARTLSTGILRKRLIPVSLSNMKENGSISVVEGKYPEIKLKNTVEPPTHDSPSSSLFVNTSAPNPALAKPRRQRPAGALISHEGDKGVALMRVEHFARAFKEGENSDIFYIQTEKRAKDVTHTSHRIDVMPHRPFWLEMHEFEEP
- the ATP2 gene encoding F1F0 ATP synthase subunit beta (similar to Saccharomyces cerevisiae ATP2 (YJR121W); ancestral locus Anc_7.507), whose translation is MVLVSRTALQAAKGVTALSGVRAMATAAALSGKVRAVIGAIVDVQFEQENLPAILNALEIERPNGKLVLEVAQHLGENTVRTIAMDGTEGLVRGDAVVDTGSPISVPVGRETLGRIINVIGEPIDERGPIKTKQKKPIHADPPTFVEQSTSAEVLETGIKVVDLLAPYARGGKIGLFGGAGVGKTVFIQELINNIAKAHGGFSVFTGVGERTREGNDLYREMKETGVINLEGESKVALVFGQMNEPPGARARVALTGLTIAEYFRDEEGQDVLLFIDNIFRFTQAGSEVSALLGRIPSAVGYQPTLATDMGLLQERITTTKKGSVTSVQAVYVPADDLTDPAPATTFAHLDATTVLSRGISELGIYPAVDPLDSKSRLLDASVVGQEHYSVATQVQETLQAYKSLQDIIAILGMDELSEQDKLTVERARKIQRFLSQPFAVAEVFTGIPGKLVRLKDTISSFKAVLDGKYDHLPENAFYMVGGIEDVVSKAEKMAASSN
- the PRO3 gene encoding pyrroline-5-carboxylate reductase (similar to Saccharomyces cerevisiae PRO3 (YER023W); ancestral locus Anc_7.506), with protein sequence MMHRIIVTFPYHVLNCIFIASQGNEKKREPREKTRDLSQKAKFTIRTTSKQTTTVESKMGYTLAIVGCGVMGQALLSAIYNAPTAETQELESLYPSKIITCNHDARSAAAVDDLLKTFGVSPHGITVTSTYEKNVASVEQADVIILATKPFLVKAVLDQVKDAIKDKLVISLATGWTFELFSHYTKYVSRVMTNTPAKFGFGCAVVCNSDAVTEHQRMLVSQLISHVGTVVELPEKNMDAATALVGSGPAFVLLMLEAMMESGIKMGIPLRESRECAMKVLEGTAKMLEKTGDHPSVLKHQICTPGGTTIAGLFTMEELGLKSAIVKGVVEAANVSAEITSKMYKDLQSDN